A stretch of Bacteroidales bacterium DNA encodes these proteins:
- the rbsK gene encoding ribokinase, with the protein MAQPKIVVIGSSNTDMVVQSDHLPVPGETVIGGEFFMNPGGKGANQAVAASRFGGDVVFISKLGNDIFGEKYRDILKREKISTDHVYTYQNAASGVALITVDAKGENAIVVAPGANSKLDRSDIDKAEKEFKEAEFFLLQLEIPLDTVIYAAQKASDLGKKVVLNPAPAQELPKELLKSLYIITPNETEAEMLSGIQVNDMDSARSAAWAIRKRGVDVVIITMGKQGAYIYSDEVEMHVPANEVKAKDTTAAGDVFNGALVVALAEQLPLSEAVQLANNAASLSATKLGAQASAPYREEVK; encoded by the coding sequence ATGGCACAACCCAAAATAGTTGTAATCGGAAGTTCCAATACCGACATGGTTGTACAGTCGGATCATCTGCCGGTGCCGGGAGAAACCGTTATCGGAGGAGAGTTTTTCATGAATCCCGGAGGCAAGGGCGCCAACCAGGCAGTTGCTGCTTCCCGTTTCGGAGGTGATGTGGTATTTATTTCCAAGCTGGGAAACGATATTTTTGGAGAGAAATACAGAGACATCCTGAAAAGGGAAAAGATCAGCACAGATCATGTTTATACCTATCAGAATGCAGCTTCAGGAGTGGCTTTGATCACAGTGGATGCCAAAGGCGAAAATGCCATTGTAGTTGCCCCGGGAGCCAACAGCAAGCTGGATCGTTCTGATATTGACAAGGCAGAGAAAGAATTTAAAGAAGCTGAATTTTTCCTTCTGCAACTGGAGATTCCCCTTGATACGGTGATCTATGCAGCTCAAAAAGCTTCAGATCTTGGAAAGAAAGTGGTGCTCAATCCTGCTCCTGCACAGGAACTACCGAAAGAGTTGCTTAAGTCACTTTATATCATTACGCCCAATGAAACGGAAGCAGAAATGCTCTCGGGCATTCAGGTAAATGATATGGATTCGGCCAGGTCAGCGGCATGGGCCATCCGAAAAAGAGGGGTTGATGTGGTGATCATCACCATGGGAAAACAGGGAGCATACATCTATTCCGATGAAGTGGAGATGCACGTTCCCGCAAATGAAGTAAAAGCAAAAGATACCACGGCCGCCGGGGATGTATTCAATGGAGCTTTGGTAGTGGCGCTTGCTGAACAACTGCCGCTTTCTGAAGCCGTGCAACTGGCCAACAATGCGGCCTCTCTATCGGCGACCAAACTGGGAGCTCAGGCTTCGGCACCCTATCGGGAGGAAGTGAAATAA
- a CDS encoding amidohydrolase family protein — translation MLTVCGAVTQNPDSLLLKDYDPESVYNIPETRIPHAAYPVIDVHSHDYAANKEEVDQWVRIMDSAGIEKSIILSTATGAEFDSIVDRYSAYPARFDIWCGIDYSGYKSDDWPARAIEELERCHAMGAEGVGELGDKGEGLFYCDPPAYGMHLDDKRMKPVLQKCGELGMPINIHVADPYWMYLPMDEKNDGLMNAWEWKIDTTKENILLHGEMIRTLENAVRENPNTTFIACHFANCSHDLNMLGELLKKYPNLYADISARYAETAAIPRFTQTFYRKYQDRLLYGTDMGIGRGVYETTFRILESADEHFYPDRFSYHWPLHGLDLPKHVLKKVYRSNVLNILEPDR, via the coding sequence ATGCTTACTGTTTGTGGAGCTGTTACCCAGAATCCCGACAGTTTGCTGCTGAAAGACTACGATCCCGAGTCGGTGTATAACATACCCGAAACCCGTATCCCCCATGCAGCGTACCCGGTAATTGATGTGCATTCACATGATTATGCAGCCAATAAGGAAGAGGTTGATCAGTGGGTGCGTATAATGGATTCGGCAGGGATAGAAAAATCCATCATTCTTTCCACGGCCACCGGTGCTGAGTTTGATTCCATTGTGGATAGGTATTCTGCATATCCCGCTCGGTTTGATATATGGTGCGGAATTGATTATTCAGGTTATAAAAGCGATGATTGGCCAGCCCGAGCCATTGAGGAACTGGAGCGCTGCCATGCCATGGGAGCCGAAGGGGTCGGTGAACTGGGTGACAAAGGTGAAGGATTGTTTTATTGCGATCCGCCTGCTTACGGTATGCACCTGGATGATAAAAGAATGAAGCCTGTGCTTCAGAAGTGTGGGGAGCTGGGAATGCCCATTAACATTCATGTTGCCGACCCTTATTGGATGTATCTTCCCATGGATGAAAAAAATGACGGGTTGATGAATGCCTGGGAATGGAAGATCGATACCACCAAAGAAAACATACTCCTACATGGGGAAATGATCCGGACGCTGGAAAATGCTGTGAGGGAAAACCCCAACACAACCTTCATCGCCTGTCATTTTGCCAATTGTTCCCACGATCTGAACATGCTTGGTGAACTGCTGAAGAAATATCCCAACTTATATGCCGACATCTCGGCCAGGTATGCCGAGACAGCTGCGATTCCAAGGTTTACGCAAACTTTTTACAGGAAATATCAGGACCGTTTGCTTTATGGCACCGATATGGGTATAGGCAGAGGAGTGTATGAAACCACATTCCGTATTCTGGAATCCGCTGACGAACATTTCTATCCCGACCGGTTCAGTTACCACTGGCCGCTGCATGGACTGGATCTGCCGAAGCATGTGCTTAAAAAGGTTTACAGGTCCAATGTTTTAAATATTTTAGAACCGGATCGATGA